One genomic segment of Synechocystis sp. LKSZ1 includes these proteins:
- a CDS encoding nuclear transport factor 2 family protein: MTMKPPLPPFTLETAKAKVQAAEDAWNTRDPERVALAYTEDSEWRNRAEFLAGRAQIVEFLKRKWAKELDYRLKKELWCFMENRIAVRFEYEWHDDSGFWYRSYGNENWEFADNGLMMRRFASINDIPIQESDRKFRWERQPT, translated from the coding sequence ATCACCATGAAACCTCCCCTACCCCCGTTTACCCTCGAAACCGCCAAAGCCAAAGTCCAAGCGGCTGAAGATGCCTGGAATACCCGTGACCCAGAACGTGTCGCCCTCGCCTATACCGAAGATTCCGAATGGCGCAATCGGGCTGAGTTTTTGGCTGGACGCGCCCAGATTGTCGAGTTCCTAAAGCGAAAATGGGCGAAAGAGTTGGACTATCGCTTGAAAAAGGAACTGTGGTGCTTTATGGAGAATCGCATTGCCGTGCGGTTTGAGTACGAATGGCACGATGATTCCGGTTTCTGGTATCGCTCCTACGGCAATGAGAACTGGGAATTTGCTGACAATGGGCTGATGATGCGCCGATTCGCCAGCATCAACGATATCCCAATTCAAGAATCCGATCGCAAATTTCGTTGGGAGCGGCAACCCACATGA
- a CDS encoding sll0787 family AIR synthase-like protein produces MLAALIAQLQNSIGILHKQDIQTALSILKPEMLQILADIRPGDDCAAIPDGDGYLLLASEGMMPFFVEQDPWFAGWSAVMVNVSDICAMGGRAIAVVDTIWSQSLEQAQPLWAGMQAAAQAYNLPIVGGHTNCHSPYNALSVSILGRATRLITSFDAQPGQQLLMVVDLNGAMHPTFPFWNAATKAEPTRLQTNLALLPHLAEIGLCKAGKDISMGGIIGTTLMLLETSGRGAVLNLESIPRPASTPLETWLTVFPSYGFLLSVDTAQVTLVQKLFRDRQLTCEVIGEINSGSELVLQLQQESISFWDFNHRPLTGFHPEGTT; encoded by the coding sequence ATGCTAGCTGCTCTGATTGCCCAGTTGCAGAACTCCATTGGAATTTTGCATAAACAAGACATCCAGACGGCGCTGAGTATCCTCAAGCCAGAAATGCTCCAGATTTTGGCGGATATACGCCCCGGGGATGACTGTGCAGCTATTCCCGATGGCGACGGGTATTTGTTGCTGGCCAGTGAAGGGATGATGCCGTTCTTCGTAGAACAAGATCCCTGGTTTGCAGGCTGGTCTGCGGTGATGGTGAATGTCAGTGATATCTGTGCTATGGGTGGACGGGCGATCGCTGTCGTGGATACAATTTGGAGCCAGTCTCTTGAGCAGGCTCAACCCCTTTGGGCTGGAATGCAGGCCGCTGCCCAGGCCTATAACCTACCGATCGTCGGTGGGCATACCAACTGCCATAGTCCCTACAATGCTCTGTCAGTCTCTATTCTGGGACGAGCGACGCGATTGATCACCAGCTTTGACGCCCAACCCGGTCAACAATTGCTGATGGTGGTTGATCTCAACGGCGCAATGCATCCCACGTTTCCCTTTTGGAATGCAGCAACAAAAGCAGAACCTACCCGGTTACAAACCAACCTGGCGCTGTTACCTCATCTTGCAGAAATAGGGCTTTGTAAGGCGGGTAAAGATATCAGCATGGGAGGGATCATCGGTACGACGCTCATGTTGCTGGAAACCTCTGGCAGGGGTGCGGTTTTGAACCTGGAGTCGATTCCTCGACCAGCCAGCACACCGTTAGAAACCTGGCTGACCGTTTTTCCCAGTTACGGTTTCCTGCTGAGTGTTGATACGGCCCAGGTAACGCTGGTACAAAAGCTGTTTCGCGATCGTCAGTTGACCTGCGAGGTGATTGGCGAAATCAACTCTGGCAGTGAATTGGTGTTGCAACTTCAGCAGGAATCGATCAGTTTTTGGGATTTTAACCACCGTCCCCTGACTGGATTTCACCCTGAAGGAACGACGTAG
- a CDS encoding Nit6803 family nitrilase, with protein MDYSRIVRAAAVQISPVLFSREGTTEKVLQAIAKAAGEGAQLVVFPETVVPYYPYFSFVQPPVLMGKEHMRLYEEAVTIPGPTTDAVSRAARSYNIVVVLGVNERDHGSLYNTQLIFDADGTLLLKRRKITPTYHERMVWGQGDGAGLRTVDTTVGRLGALACWEHYNPLARFALMTQHEQIHCAQFPGSMVGQIFADQIEVTIRHHALESGCFVINATAWLSPEQVGQITPDEKLQRVLSGGCNTAIIGPEGNHLCPPVIDGEGMAIADLDFSLITKRKRMMDSVGHYSRPDLLQLHTNLTAQPLIAPTPVSDLAQLDLPVPDANAVSPAFTLNESP; from the coding sequence ATGGATTATTCACGCATTGTTCGTGCAGCGGCAGTTCAAATCAGTCCAGTGCTGTTTAGTCGCGAGGGCACCACTGAGAAAGTCTTGCAGGCAATTGCCAAAGCCGCAGGGGAAGGGGCGCAACTGGTAGTTTTTCCCGAAACCGTTGTGCCCTACTATCCCTACTTCTCCTTTGTGCAACCACCTGTGCTGATGGGCAAAGAACACATGCGGCTGTACGAAGAAGCGGTGACTATTCCAGGGCCAACCACCGATGCCGTCAGTCGAGCTGCCCGTTCCTACAATATTGTCGTTGTCTTGGGAGTCAATGAGCGCGATCATGGCTCCCTCTACAACACCCAACTGATCTTTGATGCCGATGGCACCCTGTTGCTGAAACGGCGCAAGATCACCCCGACCTACCATGAGCGCATGGTCTGGGGGCAGGGCGACGGAGCCGGACTGCGAACGGTGGACACCACAGTGGGACGGCTGGGAGCATTGGCCTGTTGGGAACATTACAATCCCCTAGCTCGGTTTGCCCTGATGACGCAGCACGAACAAATCCACTGTGCCCAGTTTCCCGGTTCCATGGTCGGGCAGATTTTTGCCGATCAAATCGAAGTCACCATTCGCCATCACGCCCTGGAATCGGGTTGTTTTGTGATCAATGCCACCGCGTGGCTGTCACCGGAACAGGTGGGGCAAATTACCCCCGATGAAAAGCTGCAACGAGTCCTCAGCGGCGGCTGCAACACAGCCATTATTGGCCCAGAAGGCAATCACCTCTGCCCGCCTGTGATCGACGGGGAAGGAATGGCGATCGCCGACCTCGACTTCTCCCTGATCACCAAGCGCAAAAGGATGATGGACTCCGTTGGTCATTACTCCCGCCCCGACTTACTGCAACTGCATACCAACCTGACCGCTCAACCCCTGATCGCCCCCACCCCTGTCTCAGACTTAGCCCAACTGGATTTGCCCGTTCCAGACGCGAATGCCGTTTCACCTGCGTTCACCCTGAATGAATCACCATGA
- a CDS encoding MSMEG_0567/Sll0786 family nitrogen starvation N-acetyltransferase: MTHYQFKLATTPEEITTYFALRKTIFVQEQQLFQGSDVDEIDNIAYPIIAVHPRNMIHSNFGKPKDEIVGVVRIYETKPGFWYGGRLGTHPDYRKGWQIGKGLIYKAVTTANTWGCEQFLATVQLQNVRFFQRLHWQSVDEMTICDRPHHLMQADLNYYPATNEVRPALPFQVREAS; encoded by the coding sequence ATGACTCACTATCAATTCAAACTAGCCACCACCCCGGAAGAAATCACTACGTACTTTGCTCTGCGTAAAACCATTTTTGTACAGGAACAGCAGCTTTTTCAGGGCAGTGATGTGGATGAAATCGATAACATTGCCTATCCCATCATTGCAGTTCACCCCAGAAACATGATTCACTCGAATTTTGGCAAGCCAAAAGATGAGATTGTAGGGGTTGTACGAATTTATGAAACCAAGCCCGGCTTCTGGTATGGTGGACGATTAGGCACCCATCCAGACTACCGCAAGGGCTGGCAAATTGGTAAAGGCTTAATCTACAAAGCCGTCACAACCGCTAATACCTGGGGATGTGAACAATTTTTGGCTACCGTTCAACTGCAAAATGTCCGCTTCTTTCAACGGTTACACTGGCAATCCGTGGATGAGATGACCATTTGCGATCGCCCCCATCACCTAATGCAGGCCGATTTAAACTATTACCCGGCTACTAACGAAGTTCGTCCTGCCTTACCGTTTCAAGTCAGGGAAGCTTCCTGA
- a CDS encoding MSMEG_0565 family glycosyltransferase yields MRIALLTYSTKPRGSVIHTLELANALHHAGHSVCIYALDKDGQGFGRSLDCSYQLVPASVAPQSIDQLIQQRINEFVNFLDQHLQTVCHEVFHAQDCISANALAILRQREKIPYFIRTVHHIEEYQSVYLQQCQERSIHEPDLCLCVSDYWQQQLAHQYQIQAPRVINGVDPDRFTATPSHRDSSLKQQLGITGNPVFFTVGGIEPRKNTLQLVKAFAQVRYALPHAQLVIAGGATLFDYQAYREQFFQQVKELGVEPAIVLPGVIADEDLPALYRCADSFVFPSVKEGWGLVVLEAIASGLPTILSHQAPFTEFLASEQTFWVDPSDADAIAQAMLKSVQPDLAQACIQKSHSVIETYSWKASATMHLDHYQQFIHARNPLSDSMA; encoded by the coding sequence ATGCGCATTGCTCTGTTGACCTACTCCACCAAGCCTAGAGGGAGCGTTATCCATACTCTAGAACTAGCAAATGCATTGCATCATGCAGGTCACTCGGTTTGCATTTATGCCTTAGACAAAGATGGACAGGGATTTGGACGATCGCTGGACTGCTCCTATCAACTTGTTCCTGCCAGTGTAGCTCCTCAGAGTATTGATCAACTGATTCAACAGCGCATCAATGAATTTGTCAATTTTTTAGATCAGCATTTGCAAACCGTTTGCCATGAGGTTTTCCATGCACAAGATTGCATTAGTGCTAATGCTCTGGCAATTCTTCGTCAACGAGAAAAGATTCCTTACTTTATCCGCACGGTTCACCACATTGAAGAGTATCAGAGTGTGTATCTCCAGCAATGTCAGGAGCGATCGATCCATGAACCGGATCTCTGCCTTTGTGTGAGTGACTACTGGCAGCAGCAGTTGGCTCACCAGTATCAAATTCAGGCCCCCAGAGTAATCAACGGCGTTGATCCCGATCGCTTTACTGCTACACCTTCTCACCGTGACTCCTCTCTCAAACAACAATTAGGGATTACAGGCAATCCGGTGTTTTTCACGGTTGGTGGCATTGAACCTCGAAAAAATACTTTGCAATTAGTCAAAGCGTTTGCTCAGGTACGCTATGCCCTGCCTCACGCGCAACTTGTGATTGCAGGGGGGGCGACTCTGTTTGACTATCAGGCCTATCGGGAGCAGTTTTTTCAACAGGTGAAGGAACTGGGGGTGGAGCCGGCGATCGTCCTTCCTGGGGTGATTGCAGATGAGGATCTGCCTGCCCTGTATCGCTGTGCTGATAGTTTTGTGTTTCCCTCGGTTAAAGAAGGTTGGGGATTGGTTGTGCTTGAGGCGATCGCCAGTGGTTTACCGACAATTCTTTCGCATCAGGCTCCTTTCACTGAATTTCTGGCGTCTGAGCAAACGTTTTGGGTGGATCCTTCCGATGCGGATGCCATTGCCCAGGCGATGCTGAAAAGTGTTCAACCTGATTTGGCTCAGGCCTGTATTCAAAAAAGTCATTCAGTGATTGAAACCTATTCCTGGAAGGCATCCGCTACAATGCATCTAGATCACTATCAGCAATTCATCCATGCCAGAAATCCGCTTTCAGATTCAATGGCCTGA
- a CDS encoding MSMEG_0568 family radical SAM protein: MTKQELIAQLQTYGLQWIEPTSTVMGRKGGAGPSDHKAITIDDTTVMVPIFTESATRSPYAAMLDSTPGQAKLRFQDQDIAQISFPQRPRFYDLSTADGIPYWKIALLHSRDVLATTVLQTCMRYNDKATSCQFCAIGQSLEAGRTIARKTPAQLAEVAAAAVRLDGVRQLVMTTGTPNTNDRGAAYLTECARAIKARVDLPIQAQCEPPEDFVWFERMKAAGIENLGMHLEAADPAVRARIMPGKASVPLAHYFDAFQASVKVFGWGQVSTYLLAGLGDSLETLTELCDRLIQLGVYPFVVPFVPISGTPLAQHPAPSSEFMQAIYERVGAMLKQSGLRSTDMKAGCAKCGACSALSSFEAA, encoded by the coding sequence TTGACGAAGCAAGAACTCATTGCCCAACTGCAAACCTATGGCTTGCAGTGGATTGAACCCACATCGACCGTGATGGGTCGCAAGGGGGGCGCGGGCCCGTCGGATCACAAAGCCATCACCATTGATGACACCACGGTGATGGTGCCGATCTTTACGGAGTCGGCGACGCGATCGCCCTATGCCGCTATGCTCGACTCCACCCCCGGTCAGGCCAAGTTGCGGTTTCAGGATCAAGACATCGCCCAGATTTCCTTTCCCCAGCGGCCTCGGTTTTATGACCTCAGCACCGCCGACGGCATTCCCTACTGGAAAATTGCCCTACTGCACAGCCGTGATGTGTTGGCAACAACGGTGCTGCAAACCTGTATGCGCTACAACGACAAAGCCACCTCTTGCCAGTTTTGCGCCATTGGCCAGTCGCTAGAGGCAGGGCGCACGATTGCCCGCAAAACGCCCGCCCAATTGGCGGAAGTGGCTGCAGCTGCGGTTCGGTTGGATGGAGTGCGGCAACTGGTGATGACCACTGGAACACCCAATACTAATGATCGAGGTGCTGCGTACTTAACCGAATGTGCCAGAGCTATCAAAGCCAGAGTCGATTTGCCGATCCAGGCTCAATGTGAACCACCAGAGGATTTTGTCTGGTTTGAGCGCATGAAAGCGGCAGGCATTGAGAATTTGGGGATGCATCTGGAAGCCGCCGACCCAGCGGTTAGGGCAAGAATTATGCCAGGAAAGGCCTCTGTGCCGTTAGCTCATTACTTTGATGCGTTTCAAGCTTCTGTCAAGGTATTTGGTTGGGGACAGGTCAGCACCTACCTCTTAGCCGGTCTAGGGGATAGTCTAGAAACGCTGACGGAGCTGTGCGATCGCCTGATTCAACTGGGAGTTTATCCCTTTGTAGTTCCCTTTGTTCCGATCAGTGGTACGCCTCTAGCTCAGCACCCAGCACCCAGCAGTGAGTTTATGCAGGCCATTTATGAGCGGGTAGGGGCGATGCTGAAGCAATCCGGACTGAGATCGACCGATATGAAAGCTGGATGTGCCAAGTGCGGAGCCTGTTCTGCTCTTTCAAGTTTTGAAGCAGCTTAG
- a CDS encoding MSMEG_0570 family nitrogen starvation response protein — protein MPEIRFQIQWPDGTQEICYSPSLVVKDYFTPNQSYSLDEFVTRSRIALMIASDRVKAKYGMPCSLALNQLDKINHQAQQYQGESLSLEVKVIHFIEF, from the coding sequence ATGCCAGAAATCCGCTTTCAGATTCAATGGCCTGATGGGACTCAAGAAATCTGCTATTCTCCTTCTCTTGTTGTCAAGGACTACTTCACGCCCAATCAATCCTATTCGCTGGATGAATTTGTCACCCGATCTCGCATCGCGTTGATGATCGCCAGCGATCGGGTGAAGGCAAAGTATGGAATGCCTTGTAGTCTGGCTTTGAACCAATTAGACAAAATAAACCATCAAGCACAGCAGTATCAGGGAGAGTCCTTATCTTTGGAAGTCAAAGTGATTCACTTTATTGAATTTTGA